A genomic region of Amphiura filiformis chromosome 6, Afil_fr2py, whole genome shotgun sequence contains the following coding sequences:
- the LOC140154656 gene encoding lactadherin-like — translation MDFNYSIMNSSTCQVEEPLGIEDGRISDDQITASSVFTSSHANHGASNARLNRPAQSGTTGAWSALSRDANQWIQTNLGHSMVVTGVKIQGRSEGGQWVTQFKVQYSNDGNSWTFVQQTNNQGDMIFEGNTDHTTVVTNCFPTQVTAAYIRIVPTAWNIWISLRFELLGCEGTYIMFILLWLFSVYTDGNLLLLSGGFTLVPWQSSPLSDSSNCVAILYDPSLGLFRAL, via the exons ATGGATTTCAATTATTCTATCATgaatt CCAGTACTTGTCAAGTTGAAGAACCTCTAGGCATCGAGGATGGTCGGATAAGTGACGACCAAATCACGGCTTCGTCCGTATTTACCTCCAGCCATGCCAACCACGGAGCAAGCAATGCTCGTCTGAATCGCCCTGCACAGTCCGGCACTACTGGAGCATGGAGTGCCTTATCCAGAGATGCCAACCAATGGATCCAGACAAATCTGGGTCATTCAATGGTGGTTACCGGCGTGAAGATTCAAGGAAGAAGCGAAGGAGGACAATGGGTGACACAATTCAAAGTTCAATACAGCAATGACGGTAACTCTTGGACGTTTGTTCAGCAAACCAACAATCAGGGCGATATG ATATTTGAAGGAAACACAGACCACACTACGGTCGTCACCAACTGTTTCCCTACACAGGTTACAGCGGCTTATATCAGGATAGTCCCTACCGCCTGGAACATCTGGATCAGCTTGCGATTTGAACTCCTTGGTTGTGAAGGTACttatatcatgtttattttattatggCTATTCAGTGTGTACACCGATGGGAATCTTCTGTTACTTTCCGGAGGATTCACACTTGTCCCATGGCAGTCGTCACCCTTATCGGACTCCTCAAATTGCGTGGCGATCCTCTATGATCCATCATTAGGGCTCTTTAGAGCTCTTTAG
- the LOC140154657 gene encoding uncharacterized protein — MVSPDKPFLCSGQVTKWTYQGESSASFRAIVFRPIEGSVTQFQIVGINDIPAGAVDTPVNYVVPEDERITVTYGDVIGWSFGGGVITYNLGGSYNVRWVGGYLHASLVVDQIVNINSGVEVREYSIEATVDSFDAEWNVWWESRDGQNMCNFANVPSGTAYCNQQPEPGCDNGGVCNCITNDDVQRSDEGVLSDKYKLPVTKIHSGGTGGGSSERVIFTLGALKCSV; from the exons ATGGTATCACCAGATAAGCCGTTTCTTTGCAGTGGTCAAGTTACAAAATGGACATATCAAGGAGAGTCCTCAGCATCATTTCGAGCCATAGTTTTCAGACCGATTGAGGGCTCTGTTACTCAATTTCAAATTGTCGGCATAAATGACATACCAGCAGGTGCCGTTGATACACCAGTCAATTATGTAGTACCTGAAGATGAACGCATTACAGTCACATATGGAGATGTGATTGGATGGTCGTTTGGCGGTGGTGTGATAACATATAATTTAGGAGGGAGCTACAATGTCAGATGGGTTGGCGGCTATTTACATGCCAGCTTAGTAGTCGATCAAATAGTTAATATCAACAGTGGTGTTGAAGTACGAGAATACTCAATTGAAGCTACGGTCGACTCTTTTGATG CGGAATGGAACGTATGGTGGGAGTCACGAGATGGTCAGAATATGTGTAACTTTGCAAATGTACCATCAGGGACAGCATATTGTAACCAGCAACCGGAACCAG GTTGTGATAATGGTGGCGTTTGTAACTGTATCACCAACGACGACGTGCAGAGATCTGATGAGGGCGTACTTTCTGACAAATACAAACTACCTGTTACAAAAATACATTCCGGAGGTACCGGAGGAGGTAGCTCAGAGAGAGTGATATTTACACTCGGTGCCTTAAAGTGCTCAGTATga
- the LOC140154658 gene encoding uncharacterized protein: MDFHCSSTCQLEEPLGIEDGRISDNQITASSIFDSNHGATNARLNRPAQSGTTGAWSALHTDANQWIQANLGHSMVVSGVKTQGRAEHSQWVTQFKVQYSIDGNSWTFVQQTNNQGDMIFEGNTDHTTVVTNCFPTQVTAAYIRIVPTAWNGHISLRFELLGCEEEYHYGSVVRVGMNSNRTNLECGAEMNITQINSSTMVEIQCDTCGRYLSVHLPDTSNGVLRICELLAYVDVCPTHTALPSCAAIKNACYSGGSGTYEIDPDGPNNGVEPFTVQCDMNSGVTIIGHDSEGDVETPSGFETPGSYIKEIVYQASILQITAIIDASTHCEQYIHYECYGTVAYYGGISLHEKIRRDNILAY, encoded by the exons ATGGATTTCCATTGCT CTAGTACTTGTCAACTTGAAGAACCTCTAGGCATAGAGGACGGTCGGATAAGTGACAATCAAATTACGGCTTCCTCCATATTTGACTCCAACCACGGCGCAACCAATGCTCGATTGAATCGCCCTGCACAGTCCGGCACTACTGGAGCATGGAGTGCTTTACATACCGATGCCAACCAATGGATCCAGGCAAATCTGGGTCATTCCATGGTGGTTAGTGGTGTGAAGACTCAAGGAAGAGCAGAACATTCTCAATGGGTGACCCAATTCAAAGTTCAATACAGTATTGACGGTAACTCTTGGACGTTTGTTCAGCAAACCAACAATCAGGGCGATATG ATATTTGAGGGAAACACAGATCACACTACGGTCGTCACCAATTGTTTTCCTACACAGGTTACAGCGGCTTATATCAGAATAGTCCCTACCGCCTGGAACGGACACATCAGCTTGCGTTTTGAACTCCTTGGTTGTGAAG AGGAGTATCATTATGGTTCTGTTGTTCGTGTTGGCATGAATTCCAATAGAACGAATTTAGAATGTGGGGCTGAGATGAATATAACACAAATCAACTCAAGCACTATGGTTGAGATACAATGTGATACCTGTGGCCGATATTTGAGCGTCCATTTACCAGATACATCAAATGGAGTATTAAGGATCTGTGAACTTCTTGCATACGTTGACGTATGTCCAACACACACAG CATTGCCATCATGTGCAGCCATTAAAAACGCTTGTTATTCTGGTGGTAGTGGAACATATGAGATTGACCCTGATGGACCTAATAATGGCGTCGAACCATTTACAGTACAGTGTGATATGAACTCAG gTGTAACAATAATTGGGCATGATAGTGAAGGTGACGTTGAAACGCCATCTGGTTTTGAGACCCCTGGCTCTTATATCAAGGAGATTGTATACCAAGCAAGCATTCTGCAGATTACAGCTATTATTGACGCATCTACTCACTGTGAACAATACATACATTATGAATGTTATGGTACTGTGGCGTATTATGGAGGTATATCCCTACATGAAAAAATAAGAAGAGATAACATCCTCGCATACTAA